One genomic window of Lytechinus variegatus isolate NC3 chromosome 1, Lvar_3.0, whole genome shotgun sequence includes the following:
- the LOC121409914 gene encoding septin-11-like: MTMESDLLPRAEAHENSVGHNDDQERNRTRNLNLAGHVGFDSLPDQLVNKSVNQGFSFNILCVGETGLGKSTLMDTLFNTEFENVQATHTLPGVELKANTYELQESNVRLKLTIVNTVGFGDQINKDESYKSIVEYIDSQFENYLQEELKIKRAFHMYHDTRIHACLYFIAPTGHSLKSLDLVTMKKLDSKVNIIPVIAKADTVSKSELHRFKIKIMSELVSNGVQIYQFPTDDETVADLNSSMNGHLPFAVVGSTEEVKMGNKMVRARQYPWGIVQVENENHCDFVKLREMLIRTNMEDLIEQTHTRHYELYRRCKLEEMGFVDTAADNKPMSLQQTYELKREEHIKALQIKEDKMRQVFVERVKVKEAQLKQMEKELHERFDKMKKEYTEEKKKQDEQSRLLKEEINLFNQKKQQAADDAALHASQTLPAKSKKK; this comes from the exons ATGACGATGGAGAGTGATCTTTTACCAAGAGCGGAAGCACACGAAAATTCG GTTGGTCACAATGATGATCAAGAAAGGAATAGAACTCGAAACCTCAACCTTGCTGGTCATGTGGGCTTTGATAGTCTTCCGGATCAGTTGGTCAATAAATCTGTCAATCAGGGATTCTCATTCAATATCCTCTGTGTGG GTGAGACCGGTCTTGGCAAATCAACGTTAATGGACACCTTGTTCAACACAGAGTTTGAGAATGTACAAGCAACCCACACACTGCCTGGTGTAGAACTCAAGGCTAATACATATG AGCTGCAAGAATCTAATGTAAGACTGAAGCTTACCATAGTGAATACTGTTGGATTCGGTGACCAGATCAACAAAGATGAAAG TTACAAGTCCATTGTTGAGTACATTGATAGTCAGTTTGAGAACTATCTCCAGGAAGAGCTGAAGATCAAGAGAGCATTCCACATGTACCATGATACCCGTATCCATGCTTGTCTATACTTCATTGCACCAACCGGCCATTCCCTCAAGTCATTGGACCTGGTCACCATGAAGAAGCTAGATAGTAAGGTCAATATCATCCCTGTCATTGCTAAGGCTGATACCGTCTCAAAGAGTGAACTTCATAgattcaaaatcaag atcatGAGCGAGCTTGTGAGCAATGGAGTTCAAATCTACCAGTTCCCTACCGATGATGAGACTGTTGCAGATCTCAACTCATCCATGAAT gGCCATCTTCCCTTTGCTGTAGTAGGAAGTACAGAAGAAGTGAAGATGGGTAATAAGATGGTGAGAGCTAGGCAGTACCCATGGGGAATCGTTCAAG TTGAGAATGAGAACCACTGTGACTTTGTGAAGCTTCGTGAGATGCTGATCAGGACTAACATGGAAGATCTTATTGAACAAACACACACTCGTCACTATGAGCTTTACAGGAGATGTAAACTAGAGGAAATGGGCTTTGTTGATACTGCTGCTGACAATAAACCAATGAG CCTGCAACAAACATATGAGCTGAAGAGAGAGGAACACATAAAGGCTCTGCAGATCAAAGAAGATAAGATGAGACAGGTCTTTGTAGAACGTGTCAAGGTCAAAGAAGCACAACTCAAACAAATGGAGAAAGAG CTCCATGAACGGTTTGACAAGATGAAGAAGGAGTACACcgaggagaagaagaagcaaGATGAACAGAGTCGTCTGTTGAAGGAAGAGATCAACCTGTTCAATCAGAAGAAGCAACAAGCTGCTGATGATGCTGCGCTACATGCCTCTCAAACCCTTCCTGCCAAGAGCAAGAAGAAGTGA